The following DNA comes from Ignavibacteriales bacterium.
GAATATATTTTCATTTAATGCTCCTTTTTATTATCAACACAAATTATTCAACCTTAGCCGCTAATTGAAAGTTGCTTCGTACAGTTAAATACAAAATAAAGGCGAGATAAAATCTCGCCTAATAAATTCGGTGACTAATATATAACAATATTTATTTTTCAGCAAGCAGCTTTTCCATTTCATCAAGCAATTCGTTCATCTTTTTAATTGTCTGCTTTATCGGTTCCGGAGAATTCATATCAACACCTGCAGCTTTTAAAACATTTATGGCATAATCGGAATTACCAGCTTTAAGGAAATTTAAATACTTATCAATTGCCGGTTGTTTTTCCGTTTTAATCTTTGCTGCAATTATTTGCGAAGCTGCATAGCTTGTAGCGTATTGATAAACATAGAAGTTATAATAGAAGTGCGGAATCCTTGCCCAGGTATATGCTTCTTCATCATCAACAATCATATCCGGTCCCCAATACTTCTGAACAATTTCTTTGTAAAGCGGGGTTAGAGTTTCAGCAGTAAGTGCTTCTCCCTTTTCAGTTTTTTCATGAGTAACCTGCTCAAACTCAGCGAACATTGTCTGTCGGTAAAATGTAGTAGTGATATTAGTTAAATATTTTTCAATCAAAGCTAATTTTTCTTCTTTGGATTTAGCTTTATCGATCAAATAATCAAGTAACAAAGCTTCATTGCAGGTTGACGCAACTTCGGCAACAAAGATTGAATAATCAGCATACGGAAACGGCTGTGTCTGCCCGGTATAATATGAATGCATGTTATGCCCCATCTCGTGTGCAAGAGTAAATACATCATTCAATTGATTATTCCAGTTAAGAAGTACATAAGGATGAACTCCGTAAGTTGTTCCGGAGGAATAAGCACCACTCCTCTTTCCTTTAGTTTCATAAACATCTATCCATCTATTATTGAAAGCATTGGTTAGATTTTTAATATAATCTTCTCCCAATGGTTTTAATGCATCTTTCACCATTTCAATTGATTTGTCATAAGGATATTCATCCTTAATTCCAGGGAAAAGAGTAACATAAGCATCATATGGATGTAGCTCTGTTAATCCAAGTACTTTTTTTCGCATCTTAGCCCAACGATGCAATGGTTCCAGATTTTCATTTACAGTTTTTACAAGATTATCGTAAACAGAAACCGGAATATTGTTCACATCAAGAGATGCTTCGCGTGATGATTTGTATTTTCTTGCGGTGGCATTGAAAATATGCGTTTTAATTTCACCATTAAAAAGAGTAGAAAGTGTATTGCGATAATCCATATATGGTTTATAGTATCCCCTGTAAACTCTTTCGCGATAAGTTCTATCAGTTGAATATAATGCGGCTCCATATCTTCCAGCAGAAATCTGAATATCATTACCTTTAGAATCTTTTACTGTTGGAAATTGCATATCAGCATTTGTAAACACACTAAATGTATTTTCCGGGATCTGATTAACCTGACTTACCTGTGCTAAAAGTTCTTCCTGTTCCTTTGGTAATGTATGGGCTTTCATTCTAATAAGATTTTCATATTGATGTTTATAAACTTTTAATTCTTTGGATTCGTCCATAAACTTTTCAATTTTTTCATTTGGAATACCAAGCAGTTCTGGACGGATGAATGAACTTGCTGCAGCTACCTTGGAAACAAGCTGGCTGATTCTATCATAGCGTGCTAATCCAACTGAGTTAGCTAAATCCAAATCCTTTGAAAGTGAGGAATACAAATAAAGTTTGCCGATTTTTATTGACATTTCATCATCAAACTTAACTGCAGCTAATAGTTCGATAGCAGAAGTTCCAAGTTTACCTTCGTACTTTTTATAGTTTGCAATGTTCTCATCAATCCATTTGAAATCTTTCTCCCACAAATCCTCTGATGTATATATATCAGCAAGATTCCAGGTATACTTAGCTTCAATTTTGTCTCTGGTTGGTAATTGTCCAGAATCCTGGGCAACAAGTTTATCTTGAGTAAAAAATAATAATGGAAGCATAAAGAAAAATTTTCCTATTAATTTATGATTCATTGTAGTTCCTTTCTTTTTAATCTAATAAAATAATTAATCAAAAACTTTTTCTAATGCCTGATAATTAGCATGCAGTTTTTCAACTGAACTTAAAATCATTTCGTTCTTTTCAGTTTTGCAAATTTTTTCCAATCCTATAGAAGCAGCCAACAAATTTGCAGCAGCTTTTTTAAAATTTTCGGTCCGGTTTTCCAGACGTTTAGAAAGTTTTGCATTGGTAATTGCCTCTGCTTTGGCAACAAATTCTTTGGTTACACTTTTAATAGCCGAATAATTTTTATTTGGCAAATCTTTATGATAAACTACATACAACACTTTATGAAATTCCTCAACTTCCGGAAGCACAGGTCTAATTAGTCTAACCATCATTTCATATTTTGCATGAAGATTTTCTGCTGCATTAAGTAATGCTGCATCATCAACGCCTTTTGCAGCAATATTATATTCATCTACTACTGTTTTTAGTTCGGCGATTCCTGCTTTCCACTTTTCCTGCTTGTCTCTTAAAATTCCAGGTAGCTGTGCTGCAAAAATATTATCAGCCAGTTTATTAATTTCCGGAACAAAACCACGTAACGCATTAACATCCTTATCCGGATATGCAGTATGCCACATTGGATAGATCACTTCATGAAAGTCAGATAATTCTTTTACTTCGCCACTTATTTCGTGGGTAAGGGAATCTGGTTGTGCAAATTGTAAACTGTAAGAAAATATAACACAAACCAACAGAAGGAATAATTTTATAGCCATTAAAAACCTCTCTTTATTTTATTAGAAAAATTAGCATAAAAACGAATAAATAAAAAATGAATTAATCAATTTGAATAATAGAAAGCCCTTTGTTAAGTTACAAATAGCTTTAATGCTACATTTTTGAAAAATATCTTGAACTTAATATTGTTCATAATCCTGGTATTAGATTAGGAAAAATTTTTTAAAAAGGAAAATGCTTTAGTGATCAAATATTTAATCGTTTCATTCGGTGCAGCAATTGGTGGCAGTTTAAGATACTGGTTATCTAACTTTATTTATAAATTTCTGCCAATTTCATTTCCATACGGAACTCTATCAGTTAATCTTATTGGAAGTTTTTTAGTTGGACTCTTCATGTTTTATTTTGATGAACGAGAAATCATAAGTCCAAACATTAGGCTTTTTTTAACAGTTGGATTCTGCGGCGGATTTACAACCTTTTCTACATTCTCGCTCGAAACAATCAATCTTTTACGAGATTCAGAATTCTTGTTTGCTGGTTTAAATATTTTTTTAAACATTGGTTTATGTTTGGCTGGTGTATATCTGGCTTACATTATTTCGAAATAAGGAATACTAAAATGAAAATTGAAGGTGAAGCAAAGCTATTAAGAATTTTTATCGGTGAATCAGATAAAAGTCATTCAACAAACGTTTATGAAAAAATAGTAGTTGAAGGAA
Coding sequences within:
- the pepF gene encoding oligoendopeptidase F, with protein sequence MNHKLIGKFFFMLPLLFFTQDKLVAQDSGQLPTRDKIEAKYTWNLADIYTSEDLWEKDFKWIDENIANYKKYEGKLGTSAIELLAAVKFDDEMSIKIGKLYLYSSLSKDLDLANSVGLARYDRISQLVSKVAAASSFIRPELLGIPNEKIEKFMDESKELKVYKHQYENLIRMKAHTLPKEQEELLAQVSQVNQIPENTFSVFTNADMQFPTVKDSKGNDIQISAGRYGAALYSTDRTYRERVYRGYYKPYMDYRNTLSTLFNGEIKTHIFNATARKYKSSREASLDVNNIPVSVYDNLVKTVNENLEPLHRWAKMRKKVLGLTELHPYDAYVTLFPGIKDEYPYDKSIEMVKDALKPLGEDYIKNLTNAFNNRWIDVYETKGKRSGAYSSGTTYGVHPYVLLNWNNQLNDVFTLAHEMGHNMHSYYTGQTQPFPYADYSIFVAEVASTCNEALLLDYLIDKAKSKEEKLALIEKYLTNITTTFYRQTMFAEFEQVTHEKTEKGEALTAETLTPLYKEIVQKYWGPDMIVDDEEAYTWARIPHFYYNFYVYQYATSYAASQIIAAKIKTEKQPAIDKYLNFLKAGNSDYAINVLKAAGVDMNSPEPIKQTIKKMNELLDEMEKLLAEK
- the crcB gene encoding fluoride efflux transporter CrcB, with translation MIKYLIVSFGAAIGGSLRYWLSNFIYKFLPISFPYGTLSVNLIGSFLVGLFMFYFDEREIISPNIRLFLTVGFCGGFTTFSTFSLETINLLRDSEFLFAGLNIFLNIGLCLAGVYLAYIISK